A single Drechmeria coniospora strain ARSEF 6962 chromosome 03, whole genome shotgun sequence DNA region contains:
- a CDS encoding pre-mRNA splicing factor ATP-dependent RNA helicase PRP43 — translation MTPQTPSNRRLRDVSSSSDSSANAVMTSSAGFESAVAANTDVNLQNMPDPIANDEGSPKARAPQTNFDFDDLSLLDRITDDEASSESMAMAPRTNLNFADLELKRMLSIHSQVSTTSSYTHTQALGTESFRKIGLGTFGTILAQDGKSVVLTLAKSGDDNTLRNDYKQHLLIASSFKKYIINEVRIPNCINFIPKSNTEFFRQRPSLVRAAEGTCHFPTGALISERILPLPKPIRQLLIEKYCNERIKAEATSAVGNINCLIRVYLGSMEGRGAGRFFLLQNFKMHLGMLARIQLNVDGMARRMGHAMAVMHWAAKTDARDVEFVLGSSTAKGAAVQGAIEDCSQRITELWLLDFNQVKNITMDKAGVDQAVEAAITNDPHFPKPRRKSYVERSVWNSFVKHYIKVSDVIIRDLYDESMAELPRLFIRGLINAEANKHATT, via the coding sequence ATGACTCCTCAAACACCATCTAATCGACGACTGCGAGACGTCTCATCCTCTTCTGATTCCTCAGCAAATGCAGTAATGACTTCCTCGGCAGGATTCGAGTCTGCTGTTGCGGCAAACACTGACGTAAACCTTCAGAATATGCCGGATCCTATCGCCAATGATGAAGGCTCTCCAAAAGCCAGGGCTCCCCAGACCAATTTCGACTTCGACGACCTCAGTCTGCTGGATCGTATCACTGACGACGAAGCCTCTTCCGAGTCCATGGCTATGGCTCCCCGGACCAATCTCAACTTTGCCGACCTGGAGCTGAAAAGAATGCTTTCCATTCATAGCCAGGTCTCGACAACATCTAGCTATACCCACACTCAAGCACTGGGTACTGAATCGTTCAGAAAGATTGGCTTAGGTACTTTTGGCACCATTCTTGCCCAGGATGGTAAATCGGTTGTTTTGACACTGGCCAAGAGTGGCGACGATAATACCTTACGGAATGACTACAAACAGCATTTATTGATTGCTAGTAGCTTTAAGAAATACATTATTAACGAAGTTAGAATACCCAACTGCATAAACTTTATTCCCAAGAGCAATACAGAGTTCTTTCGCCAGCGTCCGAGCCTTGTTCGAGCAGCTGAAGGTACATGCCACTTTCCGACAGGCGCTTTGATCTCTGAGAGAATTCTACCCCTTCCAAAACCTATTCGACAACTTTTGATCGAGAAATACTGCAATGAAAGAATTAAAGCTGAGGCGACTAGCGCAGTTGGAAATATTAATTGCCTAATCCGGGTTTACCTAGGCTCTATggaaggacgaggagctggaaGGTTCTTCTTACTGCAGAACTTTAAGATGCATCTTGGTATGCTAGCTCGCATCCAACTTAATGTGGATGGCATGGCTCGTAGAATGGGTCATGCAATGGCAGTAATGCATTGGGCGGCTAAGACCGATGCCCGAGATGTTGAGTTTGTTCTTGGCAGCTCAACAGCGAAAGGCGCAGCAGTTCAAGGCGCAATTGAAGACTGCTCGCAGAGAATTACAGAACTCTGGCTCCTAGATTTTAACCAGGTAAAAAATATTACCATGGATAAAGCTGGTGTCGATCAAGCTGTTGAGGCTGCAATTACCAACGACCCACACTTTCCGAAGCCACGACGAAAGTCCTACGTTGAGAGAAGTGTGTGGAACTCGTTCGTCAAGCACTATATCAAGGTATCCGATGTTATTATCCGGGACCTATATGATGAAAGTATGGCAGAGTTACCACGGCTGTTTATTCGGGGTCTTATCAATGCAGAAGCGAACAAGCATGCTACGACATAG